The following coding sequences lie in one Benincasa hispida cultivar B227 chromosome 6, ASM972705v1, whole genome shotgun sequence genomic window:
- the LOC120079681 gene encoding E3 ubiquitin-protein ligase At3g02290, which translates to MGAVCCCLSVEDFEDYVNPNSSVYRNCTCLSCFIQSFLSAYTLIFRRGEVHSVSSSIQGTTSMNSTASTDNSLSEMYRSPPRPLPYDADPRYIRLQRDGLISRREKGSSHLHEESEPLRSDVDTDSDSLGSAGKWNGSACLEESKENLGKSSLKFPSTKSTTGLGYAYTSSEDEDVCPTCLEEYTSENPKIVTKCSHHFHLGCIYEWMERSDNCPVCGKVMAFDETT; encoded by the exons ATGGGTGCTGTTTGCTGCTGTTTGAGCGTGGAGGATTTTGAAGACTATGTTAATCCTAATAGTTCAGTATATAGGAATTGCACCTGTCTTAGTTGCTTCATTCAGAGCTTCTTAAGTGCA TACACATTGATTTTTCGAAGAGGAGAAGTGCATTCTGTCTCTTCTTCAATTCAAGGGACAACATCTATGAATTCCACAGCATCAACAGATAACTCTTTATCTGAAATGTACCGCTCACCTCCAAGGCCATTGCCTTATGATGCCGACCCCAGATATATCCGTTTGCAGCGGGATGGATTAATTTCTAGGCGAGAGAAGGGGTCAAGCCATTTACATGAAGAGTCAGAACCTTTAAGAAGTGATGTGGATACAGATTCAGATTCGTTGGGCTCAGCAGGCAAATGGAACGGGTCTGCTTGTCTTGAGgaatctaaagaaaatcttGGCAAATCATCTCTAAAGTTCCCTTCAACTAAATCTACGACTGGACTTGGATATGCTTATACATCCTCTGAAGATGAGGATGTCTGTCCAACGTGTCTTGAAg AATATACTTCGGAGAATCCCAAGATAGTGACAAAATGCTCTCATCATTTTCACCTTGGATGTATCTATGAGTGGATGGAGAGAAGTGATAACTGTCCAGTTTGTGGCAAG GTAATGGCATTCGATGAAACGACTTGA
- the LOC120079540 gene encoding pollen-specific leucine-rich repeat extensin-like protein 3 yields the protein MGSKMVWLIILLLLNLSFFDLSEARHHRKLPSAVVVGTVFCDTCFQEKFSKTSHFISGATVVVKCGNEGSRPSFREEVKTDKRGEFKVNLPVPVSKHVKKIEECYVELIKSSEPYCAVAATAKSSSLQLKSKKQGTHTFSAGFFTFKPLKQPNLCKQRPQNSNTYDDTKQVLAAPPTFDYPSLPSPIQNPNVPRIYENLPPLPLLPGLLPLPPLPPLPPLPPLPPLPGFPLFPPKKNENNAPNETPNTSEKPNQFHPQTLLPLRRPHFSVLPPHRLHHHQPLLHRLQPAAGGVALSLPLPDLPEISSPPKQNSP from the exons atggGATCCAAAATGGTTTGGCTTATCATTTTACTTCTTCTCAATTTGAGTTTCTTTGATCTTTCAGAAGCCAGGCATCATAGGAAGCTCCCTTCGGCCGTCGTCGTCGGTACCGTTTTCTGCGACACGTGCTTTCAAGAGAAGTTTTCAAAGACCAGTCACTTCATTTCAG GTGCAACGGTTGTTGTTAAATGTGGAAATGAAGGATCGAGGCCGAGTTTTAGGGAAGAAGTAAAGACAGACAAAAGAGGGGAATTCAAGGTGAATTTGCCAGTTCCAGTGAGCAAACATGTGAAGAAGATTGAGGAATGTTATGTGGAATTAATTAAAAGTAGTGAACCATATTGTGCAGTGGCTGCAACAGCAAAATCATCTTCCCTTCAACTTAAGTCAAAAAAACAAGGCACACACACATTCTCAGCTGGCTTCTTCACTTTCAAGCCTCTAAAACAACCAAACCTTTGCAAGCAAAGGCCACAAAATTCCAACACATATGATGACACGAAACAAGTCCTCGCCGCACCCCCGACATTCGACTACCCGAGTTTGCCATCTCCGATCCAAAACCCGAACGTTCCTCGGATTTACGAGAACCTTCCTCCTCTTCCATTGCTTCCTGGACTTCTTCCATTGCCTCCATTGCCTCCATTGCCACCACTCCCACCTCTTCCACCTCTCCCTGGCTTTCCACTATTCCCAccaaaaaagaatgaaaataatGCACCAAATGAAACTCCAAACACAAGTGAAAAACCAAACCAGTTTCATCCACAAACTCTGCTTCCTTTGAGGAGGCCACATTTTTCTGTTCTGCCACCACACAGGCTGCACCACCACCAGCCTCTCTTGCACCGGCTGCAGCCGGCAGCGGGCGGCGTAGCCCTGTCGCTGCCGTTACCTGACCTGCCTGAGATCTCCTCACCTCCAAAGCAAAATTCTCCTTGA